In the Lepus europaeus isolate LE1 chromosome 18, mLepTim1.pri, whole genome shotgun sequence genome, one interval contains:
- the LOC133777180 gene encoding uncharacterized protein LOC133777180 isoform X2, whose product MEASSLPAPVQSEGYKGASELSLGSSDLGLSTCSLEVNYSQSLQDTEELDQEAQELDANKMEPRSGEAAIEPDLENGDEWIFRIHTVRRQRQVFLPLVHSTNGRYDQCCADHMGVCH is encoded by the exons CCTCATcactccctgctcctgtgcaATCAGAAGGCTACAAGGGAGCATCCGAACTTTCTCTGGGGAGCAGCGATCTGGGG CTGTCCACATGTTCCCTTGAGGTTAACTACAGTCAAAGCCTTCAGGACACAGAGGAGCTAGACCAAGAAGCACAGGAACT GGATGCCAATAAAATGGAGCCCAGAAGTGGAGAGGCTGCCATCGAGCCTGACCTGGAGAATGGAGATGAGTGGATTTTCAGGATCCACACAG tgagaagacagagacaggtcttccttccattggttcactccacaaatggccgctacgaccagtgctgtgccgatcacatg